The segment ACATGATGGCTGCAGGGCTCGCCGGGTTTGTGGGCGGGGGGCGGAGAGGAGGGGGGGTGATTAACAGCCCGTCTGCCTTCTCCTCCACACCCACTAAAGAGCAGACTTCTCCATGAGGATCCACAGTTGGAGCCGCCccacaaaaacaacaaccatgAGAGTCGTAGTCCTCTTCGCTTTGACGCTGCTGGGAGCATCTTTGGCGTCCGCGTCTTTACGTCCAGCGCACGTCGGCTTCAGCTCGTCGGTGCGCTCGGTGTGCAAGCCCGTCCCCAGCACCCTGTCCCTGTGCCACGGTATCGGTTACCGGCAGATGAGGCTCCCCAACCTGCTGGGTCACGACTCCTTGCGGGAAGCCCAGCAGCAGTCGGCCGCCTGGCTGCCGCTCATCTCCAAGCTGTGTCACCGCGACACCAAGAAGTTTCTCTGCTCCTTGTTCGCCCCTGTGTGCGTGCCGGACTACAGCGGCCCGGTGAGTCCCTGCAGGAGCCTTTGCGAGGCCGTGCGGGACCACTGCGTGCCCGTCATGAGCGCCTTCGGCTTCCCGTGGCCGGAAATGTTCAACTGCAGCCGTTTCCCCCGCGGGACGCAACTCTGCATCCCTCCCAGCGGGGACCAGGACGCGCGGACGCCGGAGGAGGTCACCCGCGAGGAGGCGCATAAAGGTCAGAGGTCAAATTAGGGGTCCCTTTAATTTGTTTTGAAAGCTAAGTTCAGTGATTCTGAAACTTTGGTTTATGGCCtccatctagtgcaggggtgtcata is part of the Nerophis ophidion isolate RoL-2023_Sa linkage group LG13, RoL_Noph_v1.0, whole genome shotgun sequence genome and harbors:
- the sfrp2l gene encoding secreted frizzled-related protein 2-like, which produces MRIHSWSRPTKTTTMRVVVLFALTLLGASLASASLRPAHVGFSSSVRSVCKPVPSTLSLCHGIGYRQMRLPNLLGHDSLREAQQQSAAWLPLISKLCHRDTKKFLCSLFAPVCVPDYSGPVSPCRSLCEAVRDHCVPVMSAFGFPWPEMFNCSRFPRGTQLCIPPSGDQDARTPEEVTREEAHKGSVICDACSLAAEGETDIQDNFCPSPYAFKMRLGSVSTVGGDFQLVPLARSRILRWAGGGADRAEGIGGAMAHNALWLQEGGTCACPGLDSADKKEQFQEAEPVDKKLNLAQGGWYLALARAEEGRLVLTRLVRWTKSDKELKKFIRSLLKQQCADL